Proteins encoded by one window of Ascochyta rabiei chromosome 1, complete sequence:
- a CDS encoding DNA (cytosine-5-)-methyltransferase, with amino-acid sequence MLTATIQLRSAGVGARPEPTSRCKVQVTPSLWDYPRSHAANHSCPEPTTSEKDVLESLKYEWERLEEDKPAPETSGLGRRNVIADLLDFEIYRCPLKDQKRSSELTSLHLFDVKAKNLSFDGYVRLGQVEHYVERIQIQDLSIEGYGSREDPDIVAYIQTRLASIETTHDIWLQLKQPASRYKRFHAPFMWVATLGKHAIDYMDDQKKNTVGLESFKNDFHCWLIQRFGSNKKFTEWFAAFGNVRDFRVALNAYVDFFYNQVVNLSTSKHLISHPVWSHCKCNRTMAIERQPDVVKDTLATPHVFESFKHVYFASKLKPASPSKAVKEMQHLRKQMLGFAEDRTAQTSSEHTVTEFTSDSGARSGSEWLAYVQGIEYLRNGAQRLLVLWLYRPSDTNMCLAKYPIANEVFLSDNCNCGEREILTTDVSRTHSVDWNPKSLNTGKDLIIRQTYITQDSAFVTVTTDHTMCPCRKPKARFMDWRAGDTVYITEYTNGQQRLEPVVIYKIDYNAGEMKARVLLRLARDCLGLALEARRTRVAPNELVLTDKLKVLPITRIKRACRIRFVQRHDVLSHQVPSPYDQRGAGDHWFISMGLHFEDDVWRLNFLEALPAGFHEAREAPLPCKKLRGLSLFSGGGGLDRGLEEGGAVEFQTSVDYDPAAIHTQRANCHDPQNMRLFCGSVDDYLQKLLSAIQSNDVACVGKVDLIAAGSPCPGFSALQQNMLSQQSLTHASHVTTFCTAVDVYRPLYGILENVINMASTRTGFEDQNVLSQLVACMVSMGYQVNQFIMDSWSYGSCQRRSRIVLTIAAPGLQQILQPPHTHSRSYEETVARSLGRLPNGERFGDREYYPTPFPHVSAAELTSDLPNIGNGNVQTCVLFPDHRLSRPTNGKDRALLEFIPRQPPGYGYAEAMQLELVPPLLQMRKKEMGRAYRRIKADGLIPTITTDLNMQDARNGASVHWSQHRPLSIQEVRRTQGYPDHEPIIGSLNEQWRIIGNGVDRKVSFSLGLTLRDTLTKSKCITEPANGLENETELFVDVDQVLKYRLTEAARPSNVNTLQETSVSSSAPVSTDSFSSTCETKPRFNVSTLLDKVNNESSQASLRLTSLQRFIEVKEQVAPTSFRRSSLSALSTSMQSARQYPSIKRQREDWAEKQEEGPKLADKTAGSFKRAKFGRLQRSGT; translated from the exons ATGCTGACAGCAACAATCCAGCTGCGTTCTGCTGGAGTCGGCGCGCGTCCTGAGCCGACATCCCGATGCAAGGTCCAGGTGACGCCCTCCTTATGGGATTATCCCAGATCACACGCTGCAAACCACAGCTGTCCTGAGCCGACTACCTCCGAGAAAGACGTCCTAGAGAGCCTGAAG TACGAATGGGAGAGACTTGAAGAGGACAAGCCCGCTCCAGAGACATCCGGACTAGGGAGGAGGAATGTCATTGCAGATCTTCTTGACTTTGAGATTTATAGATGCCCGTTGAAGGACCAAAAGCGCTCTTCGGAGCTAACGAGTCTACACCTGTTCGACGTCAAGGCCAAAAACCTTTCTTTCGATGGTTACGTTCGGTTAGGCCAAGTAGAACACTACGTTGAACGCATCCAGATCCAAGATCTTTCGATTGAGGGATACGGCTCACGAGAAGACCCTGACATCGTCGCATATATTCAAACCAGATTGGCCAGCATAGAAACCACTCACGATATCTGGCTACAGCTGAAACAACCTGCTTCTCGCTATAAAAGATTCCACGCCCCCTTCATGTGGGTCGCTACGTTGGGAAAGCATGCAATTGACTATATGGACGACCAAAAGAAAAACACAGTGGGATTAGAGAGCTTCAAGAACGATTTTCACTGTTGGCTTATACAACGGTTCGGGTCCAACAAGAAGTTCACAGAGTGGTTTGCAGCGTTCGGGAATGTAAGAGACTTCCGAGTTGCTTTGAATGCCTATGTGGATTTCTTCTATAACCAGGTTGTCAACCTAAGTACCTCAAAACATCTAATTAGCCACCCGGTGTGGAGCCACTGCAAGTGCAATAGAACCATGGCAATTGAGCGGCAACCGGACGTAGTCAAGGATACTCTCGCAACACCACATGTGTTCGAAAGTTTCAAACATGTGTACTTCGCTAGCAAGCTGAAACCGGCTTCTCCCTCTAAAGCGGTCAAGGAGATGCAGCATCTGAGAAAACAGATGCTAGGCTTTGCAGAGGATCGCACGGCGCAGACTTCGTCCGAGCACACTGTTACCGAATTTACGAGCGACTCCGGCGCGAGG TCTGGTTCTGAGTGGCTTGCCTATGTCCAAGGAATCGAATATCTTCGCAACGGTGCGCAGCGACTTCTGGTTCTATGGCTCTATCGCCCTTCCGACACTAACATGTGTCTCGCCAAATATCCTATTGCAAACGAGGTTTTTCTGTCGGACAACTGCAACTGCGGTGAGCGCGAGATACTTACGACAGATGTCTCACGAACACACAGTGTGGACTGGAACCCAAAATCTCTCAACACTGGAAAGGATCTCATCATCCGCCAAACGTACATCACACAAGATAGCGCATTTGTGACAGTCACCACCGATCACACCATGTGCCCTTGCCGTAAGCCGAAAGCGAGGTTTATGGATTGGCGTGCCGGCGATACGGTCTACATCACAGAGTATACCAACGGTCAACAGCGCCTTGAACCTGTCGTTATCTACAAGATCGACTACAACGCCGGTGAAATGAAAGCCCGTGTACTTTTGCGACTCGCACGAGACTGTTTGGGGCTGGCGCTCGAGGCCAGGCGGACTAGGGTTGCGCCTAATGAACTCGTCCTCACCGACAAGCTCAAAGTATTGCCTATAACACGAATCAAACGGGCTTGCCGCATACGATTTGTTCAACGGCACGATGTACTCAGTCATCAGGTACCTTCACCCTACGATCAACGAGGTGCTGGCGATCATTGGTTCATCAGCATGGGATTGCACTTTGAGGACGATGTTTGGCGGCTGAACTTTTTGGAAGCGCTACCAGCAGGTTTTCACGAGGCTCGGGAAGCACCACTGCCCTGCAAGAAGTTGAGGGGTCTCAGCTTGTTcagcggtggcggtggtctCGATCGAGGCCTTGAGGAAGGAGGTGCCGTGGAGTTCCAGACGTCAGTCGACTATGACCCTGCGGCGATCCATACGCAGCGAGCTAACTGTCATGACCCACAAAATATGCGACTATTTTGTGGATCTGTTGACGACTACCTCCAGAAGTTGCTGTCTGCGATTCAGTCAAACGATGTGGCTTGCGTTGGCAAAGTAGACTTGATTGCAGCAGGTTCCCCATGTCCGG GCTTTTCTGCTCTGCAACAAAACATGTTAAGCCAGCAATCGCTTACGCATGCCTCACATGTCACCACGTTCTGCACGGCTGTAGATGTGTATCGCCCGTTATATGGCATTCTGGAGAACGTCATCAACATGGCGTCTACACGAACAGGATTCGAAGATCAGAACGTGCTTTCACAACTAGTGGCTTGCATGGTATCCATGGGCTACCAGGTCAATCAATTCATAATGGATAGCTGGAGCTACGGCAGCTGCCAGCGGCGATCAAGAATCGTACTGACAATCGCAGCACCAGGACTTCAGCAAATTCTACAGCCTCCCCATACTCACAGCCGTTCTTATGAAGAAACTGTCGCACGCAGTCTAGGCAGACTTCCGAACGGTGAGCGCTTTGGCGATCGGGAATACTACCCTACGCCTTTCCCGCACGTCTCTGCCGCAGAGCTCACATCCGACCTCCCTAACATCGGCAATGGGAACGTGCAGACTTGTGTTTTGTTTCCTGATCATCGTCTCTCCCGGCCGACAAATGGCAAAGATCGGGCGCTGTTGGAGTTCATACCGAGACAACCTCCAGGCTACGGCTACGCAGAAGCTATGCAGCTGGAGCTGGTACCACCACTCCTTCAGATGCGTAAGAAAGAGATGGGAAGAGCGTACCGACGCATTAAAGCAGATGGGCTCATACCGACGATCACAACGGATCTCAATATGCAAGATGCGCGGAACGGTGCTTCAGTGCATTGGTCTCAGCATCGTCCACTAAGCATCCAGGAGGTTCGACGTACGCAAGGGTACCCAGACCACGAGCCAATCATAGGATCACTCAACGAACAATGGAGAATTATTGGCAACGGAGTAGACCGGAAGGTATCGTTCTCTCTAGGGCTTACACTACGCGATACTCTGACCAAGTCCAAATGCATCACTGAGCCCGCCAATGGCTTAGAAAACGAAACTGAGCTTTTTGTAGATGTCGATCAAGTGCTGAAATATCGCTTAACAGAAGCGGCTCGGCCTTCAAACGTTAACACACTGCAAGAGACAAGCGTATCTTCCTCGGCGCCAGTATCGACAGATTCATTCTCATCAACGTGCGAAACAAAGCCGAGGTTTAATGTGTCGACGTTGCTTGACAAAGTCAATAATGAATCATCACAGGCTAGTCTACGTTTGACCTCACTGCAACGATTCATCGAAGTCAAAGAGCAAGTTGCACCAACAAGCTTTCGAAGATCCTCCCTATCAGCTTTGTCCACATCCATGCAGTCAGCACGACAATATCCATCGATCAAACGCCAAAGAGAAGACTGGGCAGAGAAACAAGAAGAGGGTCCCAAGCTAGCGGATAAGACTGCCGGCTCTTTTAAACGCGCAAAATTCGGAAGGCTGCAAAGGAGTGGCACATAG
- a CDS encoding Dihydroorotase, which produces MSFINLTEIELPAAFDAHVHLRDGEMSQLVTPTIRQGGVNQVYVMPNLVPPVTSVQAALEYRDRLRAIEPNVHYLMSLYLHEDITPEVIREAKKAGITGVKSYPAGVTTNSSSGVLSYEPFYPVFAEMEKQNMILNLHGEVPSTPANTHVSQTGDSASITILNAEPAFLPTFRSLHARFPNLRIILEHCSTAAALDAVRACGPSVSGTITAHHLSLVIDDWAGDPFCFCKPVAKTPEDRDALLKAVVGSQGRFFLGTDSAPHPSTKKRGEDKVAAGVFTQPYALGYVLDALQVGVERGVVKEEEVSQEVLEGFFGGYGRKFYQVRDEKNERIMLKKGGEKIVDVLNKDGVSVEVVPFRKGEQTWSAEWR; this is translated from the exons ATGAGTTTCATCAATCTGACTGAAATCGAGTTGCCGGCGGCATTTGACGCCCATGTGCACTTACGTGACGGTGAAATGTCGCAGCTCGTTACCCCCACCATCCGCCAGGGAGGTGTGAATCAGGTGTATGTCATG CCTAATCTTGTCCCGCCCGTCACATCGGTTCAAGCAGCTCTCGAGTATCGTGACCGCCTGCGAGCCATCGAGCCGAATGTTCACTATCTCATGTCCCTCTATTTGCACGAGGACATCACACCCGAGGTGATTCGCGAGGCCAAAAAGGCAGGCATCACCGGTGTCAAGTCCTACCCAGCTGGTGTCACCACG AACTCCTCGTCTGGCGTTCTCTCTTATGAACCTTTCTACCCCGTGTTCGCAGAGATGGAAAAACAAAACATGATCCTCAATCTGCATGGCGAAGTCCCTTCGACGCCCGCAAACACCCATGTTTCCCAAACGGGGGATTCGGCCTCCATCACCATCCTCAACGCGGAGCCTGCATTCCTCCCTACTTTCCGGTCCCTGCACGCCAGGTTCCCTAACCTGCGCATCATCCTCGAGCACTGCAGTACGGCGGCCGCCCTCGACGCTGTCCGCGCTTGCGGGCCCAGCGTCAGCGGGACCATCACGGCGCACCACTTGAGTCTGGTTATTGATGACTGGGCTGGCGATCCGTTCTGCTTCTGCAAGCCTGTAGCCAAGACACCCGAGGACCGCGATGCGCTGTTGAAGGCTGTAGTGGGCAGTCAAGGTCGCTTCTTCCTGGGCACGGATTCGGCGCCGCACCCGAGCACGAAGAAGCGGGGCGAGGACAAGGTAGCTGCGGGCGTGTTTACCCAGCCGTATGCGCTGGGCTATGTGCTCGATGCGCTACAGGTGGGTGTTGAGAGGGGTGTCGTCAAGGAGGAAGAGGTCAGCCAGGAGGTGTTGGAGGGTTTCTTTGGTGGATATGGAAGGAAGTTCTACCAGGTCAGGGATGAGAAGAATGAGAGGATCATGCTGAAGAAAGGTGGAGAGAAGATTGTGGATGTATTGAACAAGGATGGTGTCAGCGTCGAGGTGGTCCCGTTCAGGAAGGGTGAGCAGACGTGGAGCGCCGAGTGGAGGTAA